From the Pseudorca crassidens isolate mPseCra1 chromosome 18, mPseCra1.hap1, whole genome shotgun sequence genome, one window contains:
- the LOC137210917 gene encoding protocadherin-8 isoform X2, with protein sequence MICISAAIRAEAALGGAAPARKGEGEVWAVGGIHASSEPAGTSKLQPADLSRTRLAKSVLWGPWDSRPDLQTREESLPQPFGIALGAGGMSPARRGGIPCLFPLQLFSLCWVLSVAQSKTVRYSTFEEDAPGTVIGTLAEDLHMKVSGDTSFRLMKQFNSSLIRVREGDGQLTVGDAGLDRERLCGQAPQCVLAFDVVSFSQEQFRLVHVEVEVRDVNDHAPRFPRAQIPVEVSEGAAVGTRIPLEVPVDEDVGANGLQSVRLAEPHSPFRVELQTRADGAQCADLVLLQELDRESQAAYNLELVAQDGGRPPRSATAALSVRVLDANDHSPAFPQGAVAEVELAEDAPVGSLLLDLDAADPDEGPNGDVVFAFGSRTPPEARRLFRLDPRSGRLTLAGPVDYERQDTYELDVRAQDRGPGPRAATCKVIVRIRDVNDNAPDIAITPLAAPGAPVASPFAAAAAALGGADATSSTGPGTPEAGAISLVPEGAARESLVALVSTSDRDSGANGQVRCALYGHEHFRLQPAYAGSYLVVTAGSLDRERIAEYNLTLVAEDRGAPPLRTVRPYLVRVSDENDNEPLFTRPVYEVSVRENNPPGAYLATVAARDPDLGRNGQVTYRLLEAEVGRAGGAVSTYVSVDPATGAIYALRSFDYETLRQLDVRIQASDGGSPQLSSSALVQVRVLDQNDHAPVLVHPAPANGSLEVAVPGRTARDTAVARVQARDADEGANGELAFDLLQQEPREAFAIGSRTGEIVLTGDLSQEPPGRVFRALLVVSDGGRPPLSTTAAVSFVVTAGGGRGLVSPASAANSERSRPPGSRLATSGPALQWDTPLIVIIVLAGSCTLLLAAIIAIATTCNRRKKEPYGASPGFGKEPAPPVAVWKGHSFNTISGREAEKFSGKDSGKGDSDFNDSDSDISGDALKKDLINHMQSGLWACTAECKILGHSDRCWSPSCAGGPSTHASTHPPAQMSTFCKSTSLPRDPLRRDNYYQAQLPKTVGLQSVYEKVLHRDYDRTVTLLSPPRPGRLPDLQEIGVPLYESSPGRYLSPKKEDNENV encoded by the exons ATGATTTGCATATCGGCTGCTATAAGAGCGGAGGCGGCGCTCGGCGGCGCAGCTCCAGCGAGAAAAGGCGAGGGAGAGGTGTGGGCCGTGGGCGGCATCCACGCGTCCTCAGAGCCCGCCGGCACCTCCAAGCTGCAGCCTGCAGACCTCTCCCGCACACGCCTCGCAAAAAGCGTGCTCTGGGGACCCTGGGACTCACGCCCAGACCTGCAAACCAGAGAGGAATCGCTCCCTCAGCCTTTTGGAATAGCGCTCGGGGCTGGCGGCATGAGTCCAGCGAGGCGCGGGGGAATCCCCTGCCTTTTCCCCCTGCAGCTCTTCAGCCTTTGCTGGGTGCTCTCCGTGGCCCAGAGCAAGACAGTGCGATACAGCACCTTCGAGGAGGATGCCCCCGGAACGGTCATCGGGACCCTGGCTGAAGACCTGCATATGAAAGTGTCCGGAGACACAAGCTTCCGCCTGATGAAGCAGTTCAACAGCTCGCTGATCCGAGTGCGCGAGGGCGACGGGCAGCTGACCGTCGGAGACGCGGGCCTGGACCGCGAGCGGCTGTGCGGCCAGGCCCCGCAGTGCGTGCTGGCCTTCGACGTGGTCAGCTTCTCGCAGGAGCAGTTCCGGCTGGTGCACGTTGAAGTGGAGGTGAGGGACGTCAATGACCACGCGCCGCGCTTTCCCCGGGCCCAGATCCCCGTGGAGGTGTCCGAAGGCGCGGCCGTGGGCACGCGCATACCCTTAGAGGTGCCGGTGGATGAGGACGTGGGCGCCAATGGGCTGCAGAGCGTGCGCCTGGCCGAGCCGCACAGCCCCTTCCGCGTGGAGCTGCAGACGCGCGCGGACGGTGCCCAGTGCGCCGACCTGGTGCTGCTGCAGGAGCTGGACCGCGAGAGCCAGGCCGCCTACAACCTGGAGTTGGTGGCCCAGGACGGAGGCCGCCCGCCGCGCTCCGCCACGGCCGCCCTCAGTGTGCGCGTGCTGGACGCGAACGACCACAGCCCGGCCTTCCCGCAGGGCGCCGTGGCCGAGGTGGAGCTGGCGGAGGACGCGCCCGTGGGCTCGCTACTCCTCGACCTGGACGCGGCGGACCCCGACGAGGGCCCCAACGGCGACGTGGTGTTCGCCTTCGGCTCCCGTACCCCGCCCGAGGCGCGCCGCCTCTTCCGCCTCGATCCGCGCTCGGGCCGCCTCACCCTGGCCGGGCCCGTGGACTACGAGCGCCAGGACACTTACGAACTGGACGTGCGGGCGCAGGACCGCGGCCCCGGGCCCCGCGCCGCCACCTGCAAGGTCATCGTGCGCATCCGCGACGTCAATGACAACGCGCCGGACATCGCCATCACCCCGCTGGCCGCCCCGGGCGCGCCTGTCGCCTCGCccttcgccgccgccgccgctgctctCGGGGGTGCGGACGCGACCTCGTCGACCGGGCCCGGGACGCCAGAGGCCGGAGCCATCTCTCTGGTGCCAGAGGGGGCGGCACGCGAGAGCCTGGTGGCGCTGGTCAGCACCTCGGACAGGGACTCGGGAGCCAACGGGCAGGTGCGCTGCGCCCTCTATGGGCACGAGCACTTCCGACTGCAGCCGGCCTACGCGGGCAGCTACCTGGTGGTGACCGCGGGGTCGCTGGATCGCGAGCGCATCGCCGAGTACAACCTGACCCTGGTGGCCGAGGACCGCGGCGCTCCCCCGCTGCGCACCGTACGGCCCTACCTGGTGCGGGTGAGCGACGAGAACGACAACGAGCCGCTCTTCACGCGGCCGGTCTACGAGGTGTCGGTGCGTGAGAATAACCCGCCCGGGGCTTACTTGGCCACGGTGGCCGCCAGGGACCCGGACCTGGGCCGCAACGGCCAGGTCACCTACCGGCTGCTGGAGGCCGAGGTTGGCCGCGCTGGGGGCGCCGTGTCCACCTATGTCTCGGTGGACCCGGCTACCGGGGCCATCTACGCGCTGCGCAGCTTCGACTATGAGACGCTTCGCCAGCTCGACGTGCGCATCCAGGCGAGCGACGGCGGCtcccctcagctctccagcagtgcCCTGGTGCAAGTGCGAGTGCTTGACCAGAACGACCACGCACCGGTCCTGGTGCACCCGGCACCGGCCAACGGCTCCCTGGAAGTGGCGGTCCCCGGGCGCACGGCAAGGGACACGGCCGTGGCGCGCGTGCAGGCCCGGGACGCAGACGAGGGTGCCAACGGGGAGCTGGCATTCGACCTGCTACAGCAGGAGCCGCGAGAAGCCTTCGCTATCGGCAGCCGAACGGGGGAGATCGTGCTCACCGGCGACCTATCTCAGGAGCCGCCCGGCCGAGTATTCCGGGCGTTGCTGGTCGTATCCGACGGCGGCCGGCCCCCGCTCTCCACCACCGCCGCTGTCAGCTTCGTGGTGACAGCAGGAGGCGGGCGCGGGCTGGTGTCGCCAGCCAGTGCAGCGAACTCGGAGCGCTCTCGCCCTCCCGGCTCTCGGCTCGCGACGTCGGGGCCGGCGCTACAGTGGGACACGCCGCTGATCGTCATCATCGTGCTGGCCGGGAGCTGCACGCTGCTTCTGGCCGCCATCATCGCCATCGCCACCACCTGCAACCGCCGCAAGAAGGAG CCCTACGGCGCCTCCCCTGGTTTCGGAAAGGAGCCGGCGCCCCCTGTGGCTGTCTGGAAAGGACATTCTTTCAACACCATCTCCGGCCGAGAAGCGGAGAAGTTCAGCGGCAAAGACAGCGGCAAAGGGGACAGTGATTTCAACGACAGCGATTCCGACATCAGCGGGGACGCTCTGAAGAAGGATCTCATCAACCACATGCAGAGTG GACTGTGGGCGTGCACCGCGGAGTGTAAGATCCTGGGCCACTCTGACCGCTGCTGGAGCCCCTCCTGCGCTGGAGGGCCCAGCACACATGCTTCCACTCACCCCCCAGCCCAGATGTCGACCTTCTGTAAGAGCACGTCCCTGCCCCGGGATCCTCTGCGTAGGGACAATTACTACCAGGCCCAGCTGCCCAAGACAGTGGGGCTGCAGAGCGTCTATGAGAAAGTGCTACACAGAGACTATGACAGGACAGTCACTCTGCTCTCCCCTCCTCGTCCAGGGAGGCTCCCAGACTTGCAGGAGATTGGGGTACCCCTCTATGAGTCCTCCCCTGGCAGGTACCTGTCCCCAAAGAAGGAAGACAATGAAAATGTGTAA
- the LOC137210917 gene encoding protocadherin-8 isoform X1 encodes MICISAAIRAEAALGGAAPARKGEGEVWAVGGIHASSEPAGTSKLQPADLSRTRLAKSVLWGPWDSRPDLQTREESLPQPFGIALGAGGMSPARRGGIPCLFPLQLFSLCWVLSVAQSKTVRYSTFEEDAPGTVIGTLAEDLHMKVSGDTSFRLMKQFNSSLIRVREGDGQLTVGDAGLDRERLCGQAPQCVLAFDVVSFSQEQFRLVHVEVEVRDVNDHAPRFPRAQIPVEVSEGAAVGTRIPLEVPVDEDVGANGLQSVRLAEPHSPFRVELQTRADGAQCADLVLLQELDRESQAAYNLELVAQDGGRPPRSATAALSVRVLDANDHSPAFPQGAVAEVELAEDAPVGSLLLDLDAADPDEGPNGDVVFAFGSRTPPEARRLFRLDPRSGRLTLAGPVDYERQDTYELDVRAQDRGPGPRAATCKVIVRIRDVNDNAPDIAITPLAAPGAPVASPFAAAAAALGGADATSSTGPGTPEAGAISLVPEGAARESLVALVSTSDRDSGANGQVRCALYGHEHFRLQPAYAGSYLVVTAGSLDRERIAEYNLTLVAEDRGAPPLRTVRPYLVRVSDENDNEPLFTRPVYEVSVRENNPPGAYLATVAARDPDLGRNGQVTYRLLEAEVGRAGGAVSTYVSVDPATGAIYALRSFDYETLRQLDVRIQASDGGSPQLSSSALVQVRVLDQNDHAPVLVHPAPANGSLEVAVPGRTARDTAVARVQARDADEGANGELAFDLLQQEPREAFAIGSRTGEIVLTGDLSQEPPGRVFRALLVVSDGGRPPLSTTAAVSFVVTAGGGRGLVSPASAANSERSRPPGSRLATSGPALQWDTPLIVIIVLAGSCTLLLAAIIAIATTCNRRKKEVRKGGPRREERPGAAGGGASAPGSPEEAARGAGPRPNMFDVLTFPGSGKAPFGSPAADAPPPAVAAAEVPGSEGGSATGESSCHFEGQQRLRGAHAEPYGASPGFGKEPAPPVAVWKGHSFNTISGREAEKFSGKDSGKGDSDFNDSDSDISGDALKKDLINHMQSGLWACTAECKILGHSDRCWSPSCAGGPSTHASTHPPAQMSTFCKSTSLPRDPLRRDNYYQAQLPKTVGLQSVYEKVLHRDYDRTVTLLSPPRPGRLPDLQEIGVPLYESSPGRYLSPKKEDNENV; translated from the exons ATGATTTGCATATCGGCTGCTATAAGAGCGGAGGCGGCGCTCGGCGGCGCAGCTCCAGCGAGAAAAGGCGAGGGAGAGGTGTGGGCCGTGGGCGGCATCCACGCGTCCTCAGAGCCCGCCGGCACCTCCAAGCTGCAGCCTGCAGACCTCTCCCGCACACGCCTCGCAAAAAGCGTGCTCTGGGGACCCTGGGACTCACGCCCAGACCTGCAAACCAGAGAGGAATCGCTCCCTCAGCCTTTTGGAATAGCGCTCGGGGCTGGCGGCATGAGTCCAGCGAGGCGCGGGGGAATCCCCTGCCTTTTCCCCCTGCAGCTCTTCAGCCTTTGCTGGGTGCTCTCCGTGGCCCAGAGCAAGACAGTGCGATACAGCACCTTCGAGGAGGATGCCCCCGGAACGGTCATCGGGACCCTGGCTGAAGACCTGCATATGAAAGTGTCCGGAGACACAAGCTTCCGCCTGATGAAGCAGTTCAACAGCTCGCTGATCCGAGTGCGCGAGGGCGACGGGCAGCTGACCGTCGGAGACGCGGGCCTGGACCGCGAGCGGCTGTGCGGCCAGGCCCCGCAGTGCGTGCTGGCCTTCGACGTGGTCAGCTTCTCGCAGGAGCAGTTCCGGCTGGTGCACGTTGAAGTGGAGGTGAGGGACGTCAATGACCACGCGCCGCGCTTTCCCCGGGCCCAGATCCCCGTGGAGGTGTCCGAAGGCGCGGCCGTGGGCACGCGCATACCCTTAGAGGTGCCGGTGGATGAGGACGTGGGCGCCAATGGGCTGCAGAGCGTGCGCCTGGCCGAGCCGCACAGCCCCTTCCGCGTGGAGCTGCAGACGCGCGCGGACGGTGCCCAGTGCGCCGACCTGGTGCTGCTGCAGGAGCTGGACCGCGAGAGCCAGGCCGCCTACAACCTGGAGTTGGTGGCCCAGGACGGAGGCCGCCCGCCGCGCTCCGCCACGGCCGCCCTCAGTGTGCGCGTGCTGGACGCGAACGACCACAGCCCGGCCTTCCCGCAGGGCGCCGTGGCCGAGGTGGAGCTGGCGGAGGACGCGCCCGTGGGCTCGCTACTCCTCGACCTGGACGCGGCGGACCCCGACGAGGGCCCCAACGGCGACGTGGTGTTCGCCTTCGGCTCCCGTACCCCGCCCGAGGCGCGCCGCCTCTTCCGCCTCGATCCGCGCTCGGGCCGCCTCACCCTGGCCGGGCCCGTGGACTACGAGCGCCAGGACACTTACGAACTGGACGTGCGGGCGCAGGACCGCGGCCCCGGGCCCCGCGCCGCCACCTGCAAGGTCATCGTGCGCATCCGCGACGTCAATGACAACGCGCCGGACATCGCCATCACCCCGCTGGCCGCCCCGGGCGCGCCTGTCGCCTCGCccttcgccgccgccgccgctgctctCGGGGGTGCGGACGCGACCTCGTCGACCGGGCCCGGGACGCCAGAGGCCGGAGCCATCTCTCTGGTGCCAGAGGGGGCGGCACGCGAGAGCCTGGTGGCGCTGGTCAGCACCTCGGACAGGGACTCGGGAGCCAACGGGCAGGTGCGCTGCGCCCTCTATGGGCACGAGCACTTCCGACTGCAGCCGGCCTACGCGGGCAGCTACCTGGTGGTGACCGCGGGGTCGCTGGATCGCGAGCGCATCGCCGAGTACAACCTGACCCTGGTGGCCGAGGACCGCGGCGCTCCCCCGCTGCGCACCGTACGGCCCTACCTGGTGCGGGTGAGCGACGAGAACGACAACGAGCCGCTCTTCACGCGGCCGGTCTACGAGGTGTCGGTGCGTGAGAATAACCCGCCCGGGGCTTACTTGGCCACGGTGGCCGCCAGGGACCCGGACCTGGGCCGCAACGGCCAGGTCACCTACCGGCTGCTGGAGGCCGAGGTTGGCCGCGCTGGGGGCGCCGTGTCCACCTATGTCTCGGTGGACCCGGCTACCGGGGCCATCTACGCGCTGCGCAGCTTCGACTATGAGACGCTTCGCCAGCTCGACGTGCGCATCCAGGCGAGCGACGGCGGCtcccctcagctctccagcagtgcCCTGGTGCAAGTGCGAGTGCTTGACCAGAACGACCACGCACCGGTCCTGGTGCACCCGGCACCGGCCAACGGCTCCCTGGAAGTGGCGGTCCCCGGGCGCACGGCAAGGGACACGGCCGTGGCGCGCGTGCAGGCCCGGGACGCAGACGAGGGTGCCAACGGGGAGCTGGCATTCGACCTGCTACAGCAGGAGCCGCGAGAAGCCTTCGCTATCGGCAGCCGAACGGGGGAGATCGTGCTCACCGGCGACCTATCTCAGGAGCCGCCCGGCCGAGTATTCCGGGCGTTGCTGGTCGTATCCGACGGCGGCCGGCCCCCGCTCTCCACCACCGCCGCTGTCAGCTTCGTGGTGACAGCAGGAGGCGGGCGCGGGCTGGTGTCGCCAGCCAGTGCAGCGAACTCGGAGCGCTCTCGCCCTCCCGGCTCTCGGCTCGCGACGTCGGGGCCGGCGCTACAGTGGGACACGCCGCTGATCGTCATCATCGTGCTGGCCGGGAGCTGCACGCTGCTTCTGGCCGCCATCATCGCCATCGCCACCACCTGCAACCGCCGCAAGAAGGAGGTGCGCAAAGGGGGGCCCCGCCGGGAAGAGCGGCccggggcggcgggcggcggaGCCTCGGCTCCCGGCTCCCCGGAGGAGGCCGCCCGGGGAGCCGGGCCCAGGCCCAACATGTTCGACGTGCTCACCTTCCCTGGCAGCGGCAAAGCGCCCTTTGGCAGCCCCGCGGCCGACGCGCCCCCGCCCGCGGTCGCCGCGGCCGAAGTGCCGGGCTCGGAGGGCGGCAGTGCCACCGGGGAAAGCTCCTGTCACTTCGAGGGGCAGCAGCGGCTCCGCGGCGCGCACGCCGAG CCCTACGGCGCCTCCCCTGGTTTCGGAAAGGAGCCGGCGCCCCCTGTGGCTGTCTGGAAAGGACATTCTTTCAACACCATCTCCGGCCGAGAAGCGGAGAAGTTCAGCGGCAAAGACAGCGGCAAAGGGGACAGTGATTTCAACGACAGCGATTCCGACATCAGCGGGGACGCTCTGAAGAAGGATCTCATCAACCACATGCAGAGTG GACTGTGGGCGTGCACCGCGGAGTGTAAGATCCTGGGCCACTCTGACCGCTGCTGGAGCCCCTCCTGCGCTGGAGGGCCCAGCACACATGCTTCCACTCACCCCCCAGCCCAGATGTCGACCTTCTGTAAGAGCACGTCCCTGCCCCGGGATCCTCTGCGTAGGGACAATTACTACCAGGCCCAGCTGCCCAAGACAGTGGGGCTGCAGAGCGTCTATGAGAAAGTGCTACACAGAGACTATGACAGGACAGTCACTCTGCTCTCCCCTCCTCGTCCAGGGAGGCTCCCAGACTTGCAGGAGATTGGGGTACCCCTCTATGAGTCCTCCCCTGGCAGGTACCTGTCCCCAAAGAAGGAAGACAATGAAAATGTGTAA